A genomic stretch from Theobroma cacao cultivar B97-61/B2 chromosome 4, Criollo_cocoa_genome_V2, whole genome shotgun sequence includes:
- the LOC18601655 gene encoding exocyst complex component EXO70B1 — translation MAMGDYESVAPQLEGEENLIAAAKHLARALGSNKNLTKDVKKILADLGSQLSSMATIDDNMVEDGKSGIQEQLSVVQEKIMSWEADESMIWDSGPDEAVEYLNAADEARKLTERLENQCLNSEEEKELLRRAHDVLQMAMQRLEEEFKYMLVQHRQPFEPEHLSFRSSEDDAVDESSIVSFGDDSIEESTPQDSISRTSEEYIIDLVHPDVIPDLKGITNLMFMSNYDHECCQAYVIVRKDALDECLFNLEIEKLSIKDVLKMEWGSLNSKIKRWVRAMKVFVRPYLASEKWLCDQIFAELGSANLVCFVEAAKASMLQLLNFAEAISISSHQPEKLVRILDMYEVLADLLPDIDALFLDEAGSSVRIDYHEVLERLGDTVRATFVEFENAVASNASTNPFAGGGIHHLTRYVMNYLRLLADYKDTLNLLLKNHDGAAVSQISPDMSPATEEESMSRDFSGSCSPMALHFRSLTSILEANLYDKSKLYRDASLQHLFLMNNIHYMAQKVKNSELRLIFGDNWVRKHNWKFQQHAMDYERATWSSILSLLKDDGNSSSSSVSRTLLKERLRSFYVAFEEVYKTQTAWLIPDVQLREDLRISTSLKVIQAYRTFVGRQMSHIGEKHIKYNAEDLQDYLLDLFEGSQKSLHNPHRR, via the coding sequence ATGGCCATGGGGGATTATGAATCTGTGGCTCCGCAATTAGAAGGAGAGGAAAATTTAATTGCTGCGGCTAAACATTTAGCGAGAGCATTAGGTTCTAATAAGAATCTTACAAAAGATGTGAAGAAAATTTTGGCAGATCTTGGTAGTCAATTATCTAGTATGGCTACAATTGATGATAACATGGTTGAGGATGGGAAAAGTGGGATTCAAGAGCAGTTGAGTGTTGTTCAGGAGAAGATTATGAGTTGGGAGGCAGATGAGTCTATGATTTGGGATTCAGGTCCGGATGAAGCTGTTGAATATCTGAATGCAGCGGATGAAGCTCGAAAGTTGACTGAGAGATTAGAGAATCAGTGTTTAAATagtgaagaagagaaagagttgTTACGTAGGGCTCATGATGTTCTTCAGATGGCAATGCAAAGGCTTGAGGAAGAGTTTAAGTACATGCTTGTTCAGCATAGGCAACCATTTGAGCCTGAGCATTTGTCTTTTCGTTCGAGTGAGGATGATGCTGTTGATGAGAGCTCAATAGTTTCTTTCGGAGATGACTCTATTGAAGAGTCAACCCCCCAAGATAGCATCAGCAGAACCTCAGAGGAGTATATCATTGATTTGGTTCATCCAGATGTGATTCCTGATCTCAAAGGCATCACCAATTTGATGTTCATGTCAAATTATGATCATGAGTGTTGCCAGGCCTATGTCATTGTTCGAAAGGATGCATTGGATGAGTGCCTCTTCAATCTTGAAATAGAGAAACTGAGCATCAAAGATGTGCTCAAGATGGAGTGGGGTAGCTTGAATTCCAAAATTAAGAGATGGGTTAGAGCTATGAAGGTCTTCGTGCGGCCCTATCTTGCCAGCGAGAAGTGGCTCTGTGACCAGATTTTTGCAGAGCTTGGATCTGCTAATTTGGTATGTTTTGTTGAAGCGGCAAAGGCTTCAATGCTGCAACTTCTGAACTTTGCTGAGGCCATCTCAATTAGCTCTCATCAACCAGAAAAGCTAGTTCGAATACTAGACATGTATGAGGTGCTTGCAGACCTTCTTCCTGATATTGATGCATTGTTTTTAGATGAGGCTGGTTCTTCTGTTAGAATTGATTATCATGAGGTTTTGGAGAGATTGGGTGATACTGTAAGAGCAACATTTGTTGAATTTGAGAATGCCGTTGCATCAAACGCATCAACAAACCCTTTTGCAGGAGGCGGAATTCACCATCTGACCAGATATGTTATGAATTACCTTCGGCTTCTTGCAGACTATAAGGATACCCTCAATTTGCTCCTCAAGAACCACGATGGAGCTGCTGTTTCCCAGATCTCCCCTGACATGAGTCCAGCTACAGAGGAGGAAAGTATGAGTAGAGATTTCTCGGGCAGTTGTTCTCCAATGGCTCTCCACTTCCGATCACTCACTTCTATTCTTGAAGCCAACCTCTACGATAAATCCAAATTATACAGGGATGCGTCCTTGCAacacttatttttgatgaacAACATACATTACATGGCTCAAAAGGTTAAAAATTCAGAACTCAGGCTTATATTTGGGGATAATTGGGTTCGAAAGCACAACTGGAAATTCCAACAGCACGCAATGGACTACGAGAGAGCTACTTGGAGTtcaattctttctttattgaAGGATGATGGCAATTCCAGCTCCAGTTCTGTCTCAAGGACCCTTCTCAAGGAAAGATTGCGTAGCTTTTATGTTGCTTTTGAAGAGGTTTATAAAACACAGACGGCATGGCTTATCCCAGATGTTCAGCTCCGAGAAGATTTAAGAATTTCAACATCCCTGAAAGTGATCCAGGCTTATCGGACATTTGTGGGAAGACAAATGTCCCACATCGGTGAGAAACACATCAAGTACAATGCTGAAGATCTGCAGGATTACTTGTTGGACCTCTTTGAGGGATCCCAAAAATCATTGCATAATCCTCATAGGAGGTGA
- the LOC18601653 gene encoding protein RIK isoform X3, whose amino-acid sequence MTEDGGARVSSNDATVTNDASQTRQRKKRKWDQPAEAMVSAGFAVPFSNLGTLGGIPLPGVAPVTGTILSNPLAASCTAVSPVFQQHAAAVVPKQNQPKIQDELVIAREIVMNDAESSVRYKLTKRQTQEEIQRCTGAVVITRGKYRPPNAPPDGEKPLYLHISAGAHLKETAERILAVDRAAAMVEEMLKHGQSSQTGSASFMAAMINSVKVLSTCVYLGFDADPSLNVAARIRGPNDQYINHIMNETGATVILRGHGSGNFESLQGEETPQPLHLFLSSNNPKSLDDAKRLAENLLDTISVEFGASRTSSSKVYGAVPPPQQLLTGVQSSGSETNVNASSAAGLTSMAVTTPAPPVAITTGNSQGIVGGMPNSGPIQANAVGYPQPLVSRGTSYSGYGGIYPQATPLQQVALALRQSSPISSSVVPATSVASMGVPTTSVPSTVSKSNVSSTLQKEQQPPQKRKFQELPAGSKGPARPNQVFSLTF is encoded by the exons ATGACGGAGGACGGTGGCGCTAGGGTTTCTTCCAATGACGCGACTGTAACCAACGATGCTTCTCAAACAAGGCAAAG aaaaaagagaaagtggGATCAGCCTGCAGAAGCTATGGTTTCGGCTGGATTTGCTGTCCCATTCAGCAACTTGGGAACTCTTGGTGGCATTCCGCTTCCTGGTGTTGCTCCAGTCACAGGCACCATTTTGTCGAATCCACTCGCTGCTAGTTGTACAGCTGTTAGCCCTGTGTTCCAACAGCATGCTGCCGCAGTGGtaccaaaacaaaatcaa CCTAAGATCCAGGATGAGTTGGTAATTGCCCGGGAAATTGTAATGAATGATGCAGAATCTTCTGTTCGCTACAAGCTCACTAAACGCCAGACACAGGAAGAG ATTCAAAGGTGCACTGGTGCTGTGGTGATAACTAG GGGAAAATATCGCCCACCAAATGCTCCGCCTGATGGTGAAAAGCCTCTCTATCTTCACATATCCGCTGGTGCTCAT TTAAAAGAGACAGCAGAGCGGATTTTAGCTGTAGATCGTGCAGCTGCAATGGTCGAAGAAATGTTGAAACACGGTCAGAGCTCACAGACAGGTTCTGCTTCTTTTATGGCAGCTATGATCAACAGTGTGAAG GTACTTAGCACATGTGTATATTTGGGCTTTGATGCAGACCCATCATTGAATGTTGCTGCTCGTATTCGAGGACCAAAT GACCAGTATATAAATCACATTATGAATGAAACAGGAGCAACCGTCATACTAAGAGGGCATGGTTCTGGAAACTTTGAGAGCCTGCAGGGTGAAG AAACACCACAACCACTGCACTTATTTTTATCCAGTAATAATCCTAAAAGTCTTGATGATGCTAAGCGTTTGGCAGAGAATCTACTGGACACTATCAGTGTAGAATTTGGTGCATCCAG GACTTCATCAAGTAAGGTCTATGGTGCAGTTCCTCCTCCACAGCAGTTGTTGACTGGCGTTCAAAGTTCTGGGAGTGAAACAAATGTAAATGCTAGTTCAGCTGCTGGTTTGACATCAATGGCAGTCACTACACCAGCTCCTCCTGTTGCTATCACTACTGGCAATTCTCAAGGGATAGTTGGGGGAATGCCTAACTCTGGGCCAATCCAGGCAAATGCAGTTGGTTATCCACAGCCTTTAGTGTCTAGAGGGACAAGCTATAGCGGATATGGTGGGATATACCCCCAAGCCACACCATTACAACAGGTAGCATTAGCTCTTAGACAATCATCTCCAATCTCCTCTAGTGTTGTACCTGCAACATCCGTAGCAAGCATGGGTGTTCCTACAACCTCAGTTCCCAGCACAGTATCCAAATCAAATGTTAGCTCTACTTTACAGAAGGAGCAACAGCCTCCACAAAAGCGGAAGTTTCAGGAGTTACCAGCTGGTTCAAAGGGCCCTGCAAGACCCAACCAG GTATTTTCTCTGACCTTCTAA
- the LOC18601653 gene encoding protein RIK isoform X1, whose translation MTEDGGARVSSNDATVTNDASQTRQRKKRKWDQPAEAMVSAGFAVPFSNLGTLGGIPLPGVAPVTGTILSNPLAASCTAVSPVFQQHAAAVVPKQNQPKIQDELVIAREIVMNDAESSVRYKLTKRQTQEEIQRCTGAVVITRGKYRPPNAPPDGEKPLYLHISAGAHLKETAERILAVDRAAAMVEEMLKHGQSSQTGSASFMAAMINSVKVLSTCVYLGFDADPSLNVAARIRGPNDQYINHIMNETGATVILRGHGSGNFESLQGEETPQPLHLFLSSNNPKSLDDAKRLAENLLDTISVEFGASRTSSSKVYGAVPPPQQLLTGVQSSGSETNVNASSAAGLTSMAVTTPAPPVAITTGNSQGIVGGMPNSGPIQANAVGYPQPLVSRGTSYSGYGGIYPQATPLQQVALALRQSSPISSSVVPATSVASMGVPTTSVPSTVSKSNVSSTLQKEQQPPQKRKFQELPAGSKGPARPNQGSNSLIPSKPLGDLGVKNVSTTPSPKKSVHPSSNGMPSPRTFQPPPPKTMLPPPPPPKFTSSMPPGKSHDKNNIFSKAKLDTVPDTLVQLMAYGDEDDDSEESSDESLNRNSNPDAVRKPFWAL comes from the exons ATGACGGAGGACGGTGGCGCTAGGGTTTCTTCCAATGACGCGACTGTAACCAACGATGCTTCTCAAACAAGGCAAAG aaaaaagagaaagtggGATCAGCCTGCAGAAGCTATGGTTTCGGCTGGATTTGCTGTCCCATTCAGCAACTTGGGAACTCTTGGTGGCATTCCGCTTCCTGGTGTTGCTCCAGTCACAGGCACCATTTTGTCGAATCCACTCGCTGCTAGTTGTACAGCTGTTAGCCCTGTGTTCCAACAGCATGCTGCCGCAGTGGtaccaaaacaaaatcaa CCTAAGATCCAGGATGAGTTGGTAATTGCCCGGGAAATTGTAATGAATGATGCAGAATCTTCTGTTCGCTACAAGCTCACTAAACGCCAGACACAGGAAGAG ATTCAAAGGTGCACTGGTGCTGTGGTGATAACTAG GGGAAAATATCGCCCACCAAATGCTCCGCCTGATGGTGAAAAGCCTCTCTATCTTCACATATCCGCTGGTGCTCAT TTAAAAGAGACAGCAGAGCGGATTTTAGCTGTAGATCGTGCAGCTGCAATGGTCGAAGAAATGTTGAAACACGGTCAGAGCTCACAGACAGGTTCTGCTTCTTTTATGGCAGCTATGATCAACAGTGTGAAG GTACTTAGCACATGTGTATATTTGGGCTTTGATGCAGACCCATCATTGAATGTTGCTGCTCGTATTCGAGGACCAAAT GACCAGTATATAAATCACATTATGAATGAAACAGGAGCAACCGTCATACTAAGAGGGCATGGTTCTGGAAACTTTGAGAGCCTGCAGGGTGAAG AAACACCACAACCACTGCACTTATTTTTATCCAGTAATAATCCTAAAAGTCTTGATGATGCTAAGCGTTTGGCAGAGAATCTACTGGACACTATCAGTGTAGAATTTGGTGCATCCAG GACTTCATCAAGTAAGGTCTATGGTGCAGTTCCTCCTCCACAGCAGTTGTTGACTGGCGTTCAAAGTTCTGGGAGTGAAACAAATGTAAATGCTAGTTCAGCTGCTGGTTTGACATCAATGGCAGTCACTACACCAGCTCCTCCTGTTGCTATCACTACTGGCAATTCTCAAGGGATAGTTGGGGGAATGCCTAACTCTGGGCCAATCCAGGCAAATGCAGTTGGTTATCCACAGCCTTTAGTGTCTAGAGGGACAAGCTATAGCGGATATGGTGGGATATACCCCCAAGCCACACCATTACAACAGGTAGCATTAGCTCTTAGACAATCATCTCCAATCTCCTCTAGTGTTGTACCTGCAACATCCGTAGCAAGCATGGGTGTTCCTACAACCTCAGTTCCCAGCACAGTATCCAAATCAAATGTTAGCTCTACTTTACAGAAGGAGCAACAGCCTCCACAAAAGCGGAAGTTTCAGGAGTTACCAGCTGGTTCAAAGGGCCCTGCAAGACCCAACCAG GGTTCCAATTCTTTAATACCAAGCAAGCCATTGGGAGATTTAGGTGTGAAAAATGTATCAACTACGCCTTCTCCTAAGAAGTCGGTTCATCCATCATCTAATGGAATGCCATCTCCAAGAACCTTCCAGCCTCCACCTCCAAAAACCATGCTGCCTCCACCACCTCCACCAAAGTTCACTTCATCAATGCCACCTGGGAAATCGCATGATAAGAACAACATTTTCAGTAAAGCTAAACTTGATACTGTCCCTG ATACCTTGGTCCAGTTAATGGCATATGGGGATGAAGATGATGATTCTGAGGAAAGCAGTGATGAATCCCTAAATAGAAACTCCAATCCAGATGCTGTTCGAAAACCATTCTGGGCTTTGTGA
- the LOC18601653 gene encoding protein RIK isoform X2, whose amino-acid sequence MTEDGGARVSSNDATVTNDASQTRQRKKRKWDQPAEAMVSAGFAVPFSNLGTLGGIPLPGVAPVTGTILSNPLAASCTAVSPVFQQHAAAVVPKQNQPKIQDELVIAREIVMNDAESSVRYKLTKRQTQEEIQRCTGAVVITRGKYRPPNAPPDGEKPLYLHISAGAHLKETAERILAVDRAAAMVEEMLKHGQSSQTGSASFMAAMINSVKVLSTCVYLGFDADPSLNVAARIRGPNDQYINHIMNETGATVILRGHGSGNFESLQGEETPQPLHLFLSSNNPKSLDDAKRLAENLLDTISVEFGASRTSSSKVYGAVPPPQQLLTGVQSSGSETNVNASSAAGLTSMAVTTPAPPVAITTGNSQGIVGGMPNSGPIQANAVGYPQPLVSRGTSYSGYGGIYPQATPLQQKEQQPPQKRKFQELPAGSKGPARPNQGSNSLIPSKPLGDLGVKNVSTTPSPKKSVHPSSNGMPSPRTFQPPPPKTMLPPPPPPKFTSSMPPGKSHDKNNIFSKAKLDTVPDTLVQLMAYGDEDDDSEESSDESLNRNSNPDAVRKPFWAL is encoded by the exons ATGACGGAGGACGGTGGCGCTAGGGTTTCTTCCAATGACGCGACTGTAACCAACGATGCTTCTCAAACAAGGCAAAG aaaaaagagaaagtggGATCAGCCTGCAGAAGCTATGGTTTCGGCTGGATTTGCTGTCCCATTCAGCAACTTGGGAACTCTTGGTGGCATTCCGCTTCCTGGTGTTGCTCCAGTCACAGGCACCATTTTGTCGAATCCACTCGCTGCTAGTTGTACAGCTGTTAGCCCTGTGTTCCAACAGCATGCTGCCGCAGTGGtaccaaaacaaaatcaa CCTAAGATCCAGGATGAGTTGGTAATTGCCCGGGAAATTGTAATGAATGATGCAGAATCTTCTGTTCGCTACAAGCTCACTAAACGCCAGACACAGGAAGAG ATTCAAAGGTGCACTGGTGCTGTGGTGATAACTAG GGGAAAATATCGCCCACCAAATGCTCCGCCTGATGGTGAAAAGCCTCTCTATCTTCACATATCCGCTGGTGCTCAT TTAAAAGAGACAGCAGAGCGGATTTTAGCTGTAGATCGTGCAGCTGCAATGGTCGAAGAAATGTTGAAACACGGTCAGAGCTCACAGACAGGTTCTGCTTCTTTTATGGCAGCTATGATCAACAGTGTGAAG GTACTTAGCACATGTGTATATTTGGGCTTTGATGCAGACCCATCATTGAATGTTGCTGCTCGTATTCGAGGACCAAAT GACCAGTATATAAATCACATTATGAATGAAACAGGAGCAACCGTCATACTAAGAGGGCATGGTTCTGGAAACTTTGAGAGCCTGCAGGGTGAAG AAACACCACAACCACTGCACTTATTTTTATCCAGTAATAATCCTAAAAGTCTTGATGATGCTAAGCGTTTGGCAGAGAATCTACTGGACACTATCAGTGTAGAATTTGGTGCATCCAG GACTTCATCAAGTAAGGTCTATGGTGCAGTTCCTCCTCCACAGCAGTTGTTGACTGGCGTTCAAAGTTCTGGGAGTGAAACAAATGTAAATGCTAGTTCAGCTGCTGGTTTGACATCAATGGCAGTCACTACACCAGCTCCTCCTGTTGCTATCACTACTGGCAATTCTCAAGGGATAGTTGGGGGAATGCCTAACTCTGGGCCAATCCAGGCAAATGCAGTTGGTTATCCACAGCCTTTAGTGTCTAGAGGGACAAGCTATAGCGGATATGGTGGGATATACCCCCAAGCCACACCATTACAACAG AAGGAGCAACAGCCTCCACAAAAGCGGAAGTTTCAGGAGTTACCAGCTGGTTCAAAGGGCCCTGCAAGACCCAACCAG GGTTCCAATTCTTTAATACCAAGCAAGCCATTGGGAGATTTAGGTGTGAAAAATGTATCAACTACGCCTTCTCCTAAGAAGTCGGTTCATCCATCATCTAATGGAATGCCATCTCCAAGAACCTTCCAGCCTCCACCTCCAAAAACCATGCTGCCTCCACCACCTCCACCAAAGTTCACTTCATCAATGCCACCTGGGAAATCGCATGATAAGAACAACATTTTCAGTAAAGCTAAACTTGATACTGTCCCTG ATACCTTGGTCCAGTTAATGGCATATGGGGATGAAGATGATGATTCTGAGGAAAGCAGTGATGAATCCCTAAATAGAAACTCCAATCCAGATGCTGTTCGAAAACCATTCTGGGCTTTGTGA